The following coding sequences are from one Negativicutes bacterium window:
- a CDS encoding deoxyribonuclease IV, with translation MNKLYLGCHLSIARGFTAAAHDAIRIDATSFQFFTRNPRGGAAKAYAAQDLAECADLLQEHQFGPLLAHAPYTMNLGSAKEEVRRFALDTLKDDYERVQRLPYEARYLFHPGSHIGSGTEQGIDHIVEALNLVIKEEDGPWVLLEGMTGKGSEIGSTFEELKQIMEGVTHTKKLGICIDTCHLHAAGYDIVNQPRQVLGELDRVIGLSKVMGVHVNDNKNQLNSHKDRHAPIGEGTIGTEAIVNFINQPELAGLPFNLETPNELEGYAAEIALLRRLSGNR, from the coding sequence GTGAATAAGCTCTATTTAGGCTGTCATCTTTCCATTGCCAGAGGCTTTACGGCTGCGGCGCACGATGCAATCCGGATCGATGCTACCAGCTTTCAATTTTTTACGCGTAATCCGCGCGGAGGCGCAGCCAAAGCATATGCTGCGCAGGATCTGGCAGAATGCGCGGACTTGCTGCAGGAACATCAGTTCGGACCGCTATTAGCCCATGCGCCTTATACGATGAATTTAGGCTCCGCCAAGGAGGAGGTACGCAGATTCGCGCTGGATACCCTGAAAGACGATTATGAGCGTGTGCAGCGTCTTCCCTATGAAGCGCGTTATTTGTTCCATCCGGGCAGCCATATTGGCTCAGGCACGGAGCAGGGGATTGATCATATCGTTGAAGCCCTGAATCTGGTGATCAAAGAAGAAGACGGCCCCTGGGTTTTATTGGAAGGCATGACCGGCAAAGGTTCTGAAATCGGCTCGACTTTTGAAGAGCTGAAGCAAATCATGGAGGGGGTCACCCATACGAAAAAACTCGGTATTTGCATTGATACCTGTCATCTGCATGCCGCCGGTTATGATATCGTCAACCAACCCAGGCAGGTTTTGGGCGAATTGGATCGCGTGATCGGGCTGTCAAAGGTGATGGGCGTGCATGTCAACGACAATAAGAATCAGCTGAACAGTCATAAGGACAGGCATGCGCCGATTGGAGAAGGCACGATCGGCACAGAGGCCATTGTTAATTTTATCAATCAGCCGGAATTAGCCGGCCTGCCGTTCAATCTGGAAACCCCCAATGAGTTGGAGGGATATGCTGCCGAAATCGCTTTATTGCGTCGATTGAGCGGTAATCGATAA
- the mutM gene encoding bifunctional DNA-formamidopyrimidine glycosylase/DNA-(apurinic or apyrimidinic site) lyase, which yields MPELPEVENIRRSLLPYLPSAPICRTEVLREGVIAPLDAAAFASCLQHKTIVAAKRRGKYLQLCLQPEGCLLIHLRMTGQLYWLSAERKAVTPLLPHTHVILHFADGSCLRYVDVRRFGKIRFWPAEPEDPGYLALGPEPLESDFNVAYLSRICQNRQTPIKSLLLDQHQIAGLGNIYADEALFRAGIHPLETAGNLKFSQIRRLQAAITEVLQEAVQAKGSSMRDYLDVNGNKGSFQEQWSVYRQTGKPCPICGSLIERCKVAGRSSHYCPHCQAKQEAQGLIIGLTGGIASGKSSVVQWLAAKGAKIVDTDAISHRITADQSAAVTEISEAFGRDVLLAPGVLNRRRLAELVFQDPAKLARLNAILHPKIEAEMQRQIHEYRQSKSGLPLVLDIPLLFEAGLTRYCDTIWLVWLDRQSQLQRLRQRDQLSEPEALARLDAQWPMEKKKALSDVLIDNSGSWPETENQLQIQWDRLRLTMEKQTAQSKHSPAANPDGIHALSASDPCRYH from the coding sequence ATGCCGGAATTACCAGAAGTCGAAAATATACGCCGCAGTTTACTGCCTTATTTACCGTCCGCTCCAATTTGCCGAACCGAGGTTCTCCGGGAAGGGGTGATCGCGCCGCTGGATGCGGCTGCCTTTGCCAGCTGTTTGCAGCATAAGACTATCGTTGCTGCCAAACGGCGCGGTAAATATCTGCAGCTCTGTCTGCAGCCGGAGGGTTGCCTGCTGATCCATCTGCGTATGACCGGACAACTCTACTGGCTATCGGCCGAACGGAAGGCAGTTACACCTTTGCTGCCGCATACCCATGTTATCCTGCATTTTGCAGACGGCAGCTGCCTGCGCTATGTGGATGTGCGGCGGTTTGGTAAAATTCGGTTTTGGCCGGCAGAACCGGAGGATCCGGGTTATCTTGCATTGGGTCCGGAACCGTTGGAATCTGATTTTAATGTTGCTTATCTGAGCCGAATCTGTCAAAATCGCCAGACGCCGATCAAAAGCTTGTTGCTGGATCAGCATCAAATCGCCGGCTTAGGCAATATCTATGCCGATGAAGCACTTTTTCGGGCAGGCATTCACCCGCTCGAAACAGCCGGCAACCTCAAATTCAGTCAGATCCGGCGCTTGCAGGCAGCGATTACCGAAGTTCTGCAGGAAGCGGTGCAGGCGAAAGGCAGCAGTATGCGGGACTATTTGGATGTAAATGGAAACAAAGGCAGTTTTCAGGAGCAATGGTCCGTCTACCGGCAAACCGGTAAACCTTGCCCAATTTGCGGCAGCCTTATCGAACGCTGCAAAGTAGCGGGCCGCAGCAGCCATTACTGCCCGCACTGTCAGGCAAAACAGGAAGCACAAGGTTTGATTATCGGCTTGACCGGCGGCATTGCCAGCGGTAAATCCAGTGTCGTCCAATGGCTGGCAGCCAAAGGAGCCAAAATTGTCGATACGGACGCCATCTCGCACCGGATTACAGCGGATCAATCAGCCGCCGTGACGGAAATCAGCGAGGCATTTGGCAGAGACGTACTCCTGGCGCCGGGCGTCTTAAACCGCCGTCGGCTGGCTGAGCTTGTCTTCCAGGACCCGGCAAAGCTGGCCCGGCTCAATGCCATTTTACATCCCAAAATCGAAGCGGAAATGCAGCGGCAGATTCATGAGTATCGTCAAAGTAAGAGCGGGCTGCCGCTGGTCCTCGATATTCCCCTCTTATTTGAAGCCGGTCTGACACGCTACTGCGACACCATCTGGCTGGTTTGGCTCGATCGTCAGAGTCAGCTGCAGCGTTTGCGGCAAAGAGATCAACTGAGCGAACCGGAAGCACTCGCCCGCCTGGATGCACAGTGGCCGATGGAAAAGAAAAAAGCGCTGAGCGATGTGCTGATTGATAACAGCGGCAGCTGGCCGGAAACCGAAAATCAGCTGCAAATCCAATGGGATCGTCTTCGCCTGACGATGGAAAAGCAAACAGCGCAGAGCAAGCACTCCCCCGCTGCAAATCCTGACGGAATCCACGCCTTGTCAGCTTCTGATCCCTGCCGTTATCATTGA
- a CDS encoding polysaccharide deacetylase family protein yields the protein MSEDIRKTNECFEQYLGYRPRAFAYPYGAYNQINDEILKTAGYTVAFTSENKIGRQNDSLYLFPRVEVYEQTSLGCLLLKYSLINLFR from the coding sequence ATAAGCGAAGATATAAGAAAGACAAATGAATGCTTCGAGCAATACCTGGGTTATCGTCCCCGTGCCTTTGCCTATCCCTACGGAGCTTATAATCAGATCAATGATGAAATTTTGAAAACGGCCGGCTATACCGTCGCCTTTACATCGGAAAACAAAATCGGCAGGCAAAATGACAGTCTTTATTTGTTCCCCAGAGTGGAAGTCTACGAACAGACCAGTTTGGGCTGCCTCTTGCTGAAATATAGCCTGATCAACCTTTTCCGTTAA
- a CDS encoding beta-lactamase family protein, which produces MNQLSEKLNGILKMNLAKNYTSVSYAILKNGELLAAGAIGNSGGPHKKPSTIHDTYNVASISKIYSTLAVMKLVEQGKVSLDEPIVKYLPRFRMPDERYRLITLRHCLSHTSGLPGTQWKGFSVSDTTDAHYYDDVYDYLSYNYLKANPGEYAVYCNDGFTMAELVVAEVSGIRFSAFCEQFMMQPLAAATTKFSEQLTGENTLVSEGGKPAELLLIQGAAGITTSMPDLCKLGQMILHPGELFLPSSLEEMAKPHGVSFLTEDDRSTSFGLGWDNVNMQDPEYDLGEGVLQKGGNSFQFNSQFIVIPKFEAVLAISATHDCKCDVSETILRLFAVALLEEGINIYQKQKLIPQEMIGRYAGLYLLPNAIYQVHLYATTCNITHDTTRGESEGVYKNLKFNGNVFEAADGQTFYFNESKGSVYLITNLKGRRIPLAQKAANYPAISAAWQKRLGKQYIVIDASPYDLVIRDIATGLQVASLPDHSGILIASLSARDDSEIYGVFEGSFVPATDEIGKGFINTPANGSRDLLFPCFEVKNGIEYCHVASYLYRDVATLADYCGQGFHQGRINQVYRLKEELSSLPEVPNGRRLFVLNKDMSVVYDSLSKDSFKPVKEGYISFI; this is translated from the coding sequence TTGAACCAACTGAGCGAAAAACTAAACGGCATCCTGAAAATGAATCTGGCAAAGAATTACACTTCTGTTTCCTATGCCATCCTGAAAAATGGCGAATTGCTGGCGGCCGGCGCAATCGGCAACAGCGGCGGGCCGCATAAAAAGCCTTCCACCATCCATGATACCTATAATGTGGCTTCCATATCAAAAATTTACTCTACGCTCGCCGTAATGAAACTGGTGGAACAAGGTAAGGTGTCTTTGGATGAGCCGATTGTCAAGTATCTTCCCCGCTTTCGCATGCCGGACGAGCGTTATCGATTGATCACGCTGCGTCATTGTCTCAGCCATACCAGCGGACTGCCCGGCACACAATGGAAAGGGTTTTCCGTGTCCGATACCACCGATGCGCATTACTATGATGATGTCTACGATTATCTATCGTATAATTACCTGAAAGCCAACCCCGGTGAATACGCGGTTTATTGCAATGACGGCTTTACCATGGCGGAATTGGTGGTCGCAGAAGTCAGCGGCATCCGCTTCTCCGCTTTTTGCGAACAATTTATGATGCAACCTCTGGCGGCCGCTACGACCAAATTCTCCGAACAACTGACAGGCGAAAACACCTTGGTCAGCGAAGGCGGCAAACCCGCCGAATTGCTCTTAATTCAGGGCGCCGCCGGCATCACGACCAGTATGCCTGATCTCTGCAAACTGGGTCAAATGATCCTGCACCCGGGAGAACTGTTTCTCCCCAGCTCTCTCGAAGAAATGGCAAAACCACATGGCGTTAGTTTCCTGACGGAAGACGATCGCAGCACAAGTTTTGGTTTGGGCTGGGACAACGTCAATATGCAAGATCCGGAATATGATTTGGGGGAAGGGGTGCTGCAAAAAGGCGGCAACAGCTTTCAATTTAATAGCCAATTCATAGTAATCCCAAAGTTTGAGGCAGTCCTCGCGATTTCAGCCACACATGACTGCAAATGTGATGTCAGCGAAACCATCCTGCGTCTGTTTGCCGTTGCCTTGTTGGAAGAAGGCATCAATATTTATCAAAAACAGAAGCTGATTCCGCAGGAAATGATCGGGCGATATGCCGGCCTCTATCTGCTACCGAACGCGATTTATCAGGTACATCTCTACGCTACAACCTGCAATATCACGCATGACACCACCCGCGGTGAAAGCGAAGGCGTGTATAAAAACCTGAAATTTAACGGCAATGTCTTCGAGGCTGCGGATGGTCAGACTTTTTACTTCAATGAAAGTAAGGGTTCTGTCTACCTGATCACCAATCTGAAAGGCAGACGGATTCCGCTGGCACAGAAAGCAGCCAACTATCCGGCCATCTCCGCCGCCTGGCAGAAACGTCTCGGCAAGCAATACATCGTGATCGATGCCTCCCCTTATGATCTGGTCATTCGGGATATCGCCACCGGCTTACAGGTGGCTTCGCTGCCGGATCACTCCGGTATTTTGATTGCCTCTCTTTCCGCCCGTGATGACAGTGAAATTTATGGTGTTTTTGAAGGTTCTTTTGTGCCGGCTACGGATGAGATCGGCAAGGGATTTATCAACACGCCGGCAAACGGCAGCCGCGACCTGCTTTTTCCCTGTTTTGAAGTGAAAAACGGCATCGAATACTGTCACGTCGCCTCCTATCTTTATCGTGATGTCGCAACACTTGCGGATTACTGCGGTCAGGGTTTTCATCAGGGCAGGATCAATCAGGTTTATCGCCTGAAAGAGGAGCTCAGCAGTCTGCCGGAGGTTCCAAATGGGCGCAGGCTGTTTGTACTGAACAAAGACATGTCGGTCGTCTATGATTCCCTTAGCAAAGATAGCTTCAAACCGGTCAAAGAAGGCTATATCTCATTCATTTAA
- a CDS encoding trypsin-like peptidase domain-containing protein, with the protein MAQQNDIPEKTNEPEMNRANAPDVADALSDSAVPVTKEELSQPQNKEDTAPEHAVDFILIGKPIDNDRKDETEMMNQAEPAAFLPPRRAEHNESKPPAVDLSLPKGPYITADRLSRKLKRQIFALVAVCMLVTGALGFGGGYYLSRQNRNASSISLYESSRDHNRDAALTKFNYIQEDGLSQPLSVSQITALAADSVVEIQTEATIENWRSVQYVTTGAGSGVIISEDGYIITNQHVIDGASVIAVSLRNGEAYEASLVGSDSKIDIAILKINATGLTPAVFGDSDQLVVGELAVAIGNPLGQLGGTVTDGIISALDRELEFDNATMNLLQTNAAINPGNSGGGLFNAYGELIGIVNAKSTGTGVEGLGFAIPINDVKAVLGDLMTYGYVRGRIDLHLTLQDVSSYYGIFYGIANPGVYVAGVDTGSNAEKNGIKAGDYLLSIDDTRVNSVAEVNKLLQNYSVGDQINFQIMRNNRTYSGSMILEAYTGE; encoded by the coding sequence ATGGCACAACAAAACGACATTCCGGAAAAAACAAACGAACCTGAAATGAACCGTGCAAATGCTCCTGACGTTGCCGATGCTTTGTCCGATTCCGCTGTCCCCGTGACAAAAGAAGAACTGTCACAGCCGCAGAATAAGGAAGACACAGCGCCGGAACATGCGGTTGATTTTATCCTGATCGGAAAACCAATCGACAATGACAGGAAGGACGAAACGGAAATGATGAACCAGGCAGAGCCGGCTGCTTTTTTGCCGCCGCGGCGTGCGGAGCATAACGAAAGCAAGCCGCCGGCAGTTGATTTGTCTTTGCCAAAAGGTCCTTATATCACGGCGGATCGATTGTCCCGAAAATTGAAACGTCAGATTTTTGCTCTGGTCGCCGTCTGTATGCTGGTCACCGGTGCGCTTGGTTTTGGCGGGGGTTATTACCTGTCACGCCAGAACAGAAATGCTTCCTCAATCAGTCTCTATGAATCCTCTCGGGATCACAACCGTGATGCGGCGCTCACCAAATTCAATTATATCCAGGAAGACGGCCTCAGTCAGCCCTTGAGCGTCAGTCAAATCACAGCGCTCGCGGCGGATTCCGTCGTAGAAATTCAAACCGAAGCGACGATTGAAAATTGGCGCAGCGTACAGTATGTCACAACCGGCGCCGGCAGCGGTGTCATTATTTCCGAAGACGGCTACATTATCACCAATCAGCATGTCATCGACGGAGCCAGCGTCATTGCCGTTTCCCTGCGCAACGGAGAAGCCTATGAAGCGAGTTTAGTCGGTTCCGACAGTAAGATCGATATTGCTATCTTAAAAATTAATGCGACCGGGCTTACACCCGCTGTCTTTGGGGATTCGGATCAACTGGTGGTCGGCGAACTGGCGGTTGCCATCGGCAATCCGCTCGGTCAGCTGGGAGGGACGGTCACAGACGGCATTATCAGCGCTTTGGACCGTGAATTGGAATTTGACAATGCAACCATGAATCTGCTGCAAACCAATGCCGCGATCAATCCGGGCAATTCGGGCGGCGGCTTATTCAACGCCTACGGTGAACTGATCGGCATTGTCAACGCCAAATCCACCGGTACCGGCGTGGAGGGTTTGGGCTTTGCGATTCCAATCAATGATGTCAAAGCAGTACTCGGCGACCTGATGACCTACGGCTATGTCAGAGGCCGCATCGATTTGCATCTGACTTTGCAGGACGTCAGCAGCTACTACGGCATATTTTACGGGATTGCCAATCCCGGTGTCTATGTAGCCGGGGTGGATACCGGCTCCAATGCTGAGAAAAATGGTATTAAAGCAGGCGACTATCTGCTTTCAATCGACGATACCCGGGTTAATTCGGTTGCCGAAGTAAACAAACTGCTGCAAAATTACAGTGTCGGTGATCAAATCAACTTCCAAATCATGCGCAATAACCGCACTTATAGCGGTTCGATGATTCTGGAAGCGTATACCGGAGAATAA
- a CDS encoding S9 family peptidase → MASAQDRMTAAYQLMPEKAEALITNAVFKSWFVGGDRLLYLREEFINDHKQVRYVLHNLSDGKERELFDHEALAQALGQRLGKEAEPDQLPIVFEELQADEIPVFSLKPDGKYQLRFAFDGKQIIDLIKEAPADARISPDQRKAVYAAEGNLFVMDLLTGVSTALTKDGEAEDGYGILCANASGVIAAQLKGTATPVGAYWTQDSRQIFTYRMNLKKVGKLTLVQSVPEGDQAVRPVVYTYHYPLPGDANLPVVEYYLADLSMNRFRSLGLGQITSSGTMPGGFADSLEGNYTVFEVKNRSNTRSYVYLTEHSTGEVRLLFTETAETFLFAEQLKMQSIGPNATEFSKRKYCISEKLHCLFWLSERNGSLDLYRYDLSDGTCTQLTDGYYVRQLLYLDAERQKLYFSASNHGMGKTPYQKFPYCLDLITGELRILLQEDGDHETQISPDGCYMIDSVSAFYRATVTKLYRIDGSLLRTISSCDCSRLLAAGYSYPIGFTEKAADQQTEIYGVMILPPDLDRSKKYPVVEYCYGGNQKMLAPQTFSETIGRHAGFSQSFAKLGFICVIIDGRGTPLRGKQFHDACYNHMGDCAGIEDHAAVLYALAAKYPFLDLGRLGIWGHSGGGFAAFQYMVKKPELYRVGVSSSGNHAQEIYSAGWSELFMQEFERDLWRAQNAEFLADRLSGHLLLIHGDLDDNVHPANTMRIVNALINADKDFDLLIIPNRHHDLHDHPYYRRRLLEYFVRYLQPEQ, encoded by the coding sequence ATGGCCAGTGCACAGGATAGAATGACTGCCGCTTATCAATTGATGCCGGAAAAAGCAGAAGCTTTAATTACGAATGCTGTTTTCAAATCCTGGTTTGTCGGCGGGGATCGTTTGCTTTATTTGCGGGAAGAATTCATCAATGATCACAAACAAGTCCGCTACGTTCTGCACAATCTGTCGGACGGGAAAGAGCGGGAACTGTTCGATCACGAAGCTTTAGCCCAAGCGCTAGGGCAGCGCTTGGGAAAAGAAGCGGAGCCCGATCAGCTGCCGATTGTATTTGAGGAGTTACAGGCTGATGAGATCCCCGTTTTTTCCCTGAAGCCGGATGGCAAGTATCAGCTGCGTTTTGCTTTTGACGGGAAGCAAATCATAGACTTGATCAAAGAAGCGCCTGCCGATGCCCGCATCTCCCCGGATCAGCGCAAAGCCGTTTATGCTGCGGAAGGCAATTTATTCGTCATGGATCTCTTGACCGGTGTCAGCACCGCCCTCACCAAAGATGGAGAAGCGGAAGATGGCTACGGCATCCTATGCGCCAATGCCAGCGGTGTGATCGCGGCGCAGCTGAAAGGGACAGCCACTCCCGTGGGGGCATATTGGACGCAGGACAGCCGGCAAATCTTCACCTACCGCATGAATCTGAAAAAAGTGGGAAAATTGACGTTGGTGCAAAGTGTTCCGGAGGGCGATCAGGCGGTCCGTCCTGTCGTATATACCTATCATTATCCTCTGCCCGGCGACGCCAATTTGCCGGTCGTGGAATATTATCTGGCGGATTTGTCGATGAATCGTTTTCGTTCGCTGGGCTTGGGTCAAATCACCTCTTCCGGCACGATGCCGGGCGGTTTTGCTGATTCGCTGGAGGGAAATTATACGGTCTTTGAAGTGAAAAACCGCAGCAATACACGCAGTTATGTTTATCTGACCGAGCACAGCACCGGAGAAGTCCGCCTGTTGTTTACGGAAACGGCGGAGACCTTTCTTTTTGCCGAACAATTGAAAATGCAGAGTATCGGACCGAACGCCACGGAATTCAGCAAAAGAAAATACTGTATCTCAGAGAAATTGCACTGTCTGTTCTGGCTGAGTGAACGCAACGGCAGTCTTGATTTATACCGTTACGATCTCAGCGACGGGACTTGCACGCAGCTGACCGACGGATATTATGTTCGTCAGCTGTTGTATCTCGATGCGGAACGGCAAAAGTTGTATTTCTCCGCCAGCAATCATGGTATGGGCAAGACACCGTATCAGAAATTTCCTTATTGTCTTGACCTTATAACGGGAGAGCTGCGGATCCTGCTGCAGGAAGACGGCGATCACGAAACGCAAATCTCTCCGGACGGCTGCTATATGATCGATTCCGTTTCCGCCTTCTATCGGGCGACGGTGACGAAACTCTATCGTATCGACGGCAGCCTGCTGCGCACGATCAGCAGCTGCGACTGCAGCCGGCTCCTGGCGGCCGGTTACAGTTACCCCATTGGTTTTACAGAAAAGGCTGCCGACCAACAAACGGAGATCTATGGTGTAATGATATTACCGCCTGATCTGGATCGGAGCAAAAAGTATCCGGTTGTGGAATATTGCTACGGCGGTAATCAGAAAATGCTGGCGCCGCAGACGTTCAGCGAAACAATCGGCCGTCATGCCGGCTTCAGTCAAAGTTTTGCCAAACTCGGTTTTATTTGCGTGATTATCGATGGGCGGGGCACCCCGCTGCGCGGCAAGCAATTCCATGACGCCTGCTATAACCACATGGGTGACTGCGCGGGCATTGAAGATCACGCGGCGGTCCTCTATGCCCTGGCGGCAAAATATCCCTTTCTGGACCTGGGGCGGCTGGGGATTTGGGGGCATTCCGGCGGCGGTTTCGCCGCTTTTCAGTACATGGTGAAAAAACCGGAACTGTATCGGGTCGGGGTTTCCTCCAGCGGCAATCATGCGCAGGAAATCTACAGTGCCGGCTGGTCGGAACTGTTTATGCAGGAGTTTGAGCGCGATTTATGGCGGGCGCAGAATGCGGAATTCTTAGCGGACCGGCTGAGCGGGCATTTATTGCTGATTCACGGCGATTTGGACGACAACGTGCATCCGGCCAATACCATGCGGATTGTCAACGCCCTGATCAATGCCGATAAGGATTTTGATTTGCTGATCATTCCCAATCGTCATCATGATTTACACGACCACCCCTATTATCGTCGTCGCTTGCTGGAATACTTCGTCAGGTATTTACAACCGGAGCAGTGA
- a CDS encoding phosphomannomutase/phosphoglucomutase, whose translation MTAINPGIFREYDIRGIAETDLTTEALRFLAKGLAAYFQSQKIRHLLVGRDCRTHSPRISQTMIELFLTFGFDVTDIGMCTSPLFYYAGKKLAIDGGIMITASHNPPQDNGMKVACGPSTIYGEEIQKVCQLAQQAEAGTLQTIVPPRRGLFTKVDLAAVYVNELTRRIRLGQRRLHVVVDCGNGSAGAVSRAFLQNYRNLSFTPLFFEPDGTFPNHEPDPTKAKNLQFLREKVLAERADLGIAFDGDGDRLGVVDPFGTVLYGDTLMAIYWREILAEHPGALCLVEVKCSQSLVDEINRLGGRPEFCRTGHSLIKARMRETKALFTGEMSGHLFFADEYYGFDDALYAAGRLLRILSHSEETLSDMVNSIPKYYSTAETRIACADDLKFRFVEQLKDRLSREYPVITVDGVRVIFPHGWGLFRASNTQPAIVSRCEAQSEADLFAYLAILNEVYQTLCPDQRIDWAF comes from the coding sequence ATGACTGCTATCAATCCGGGCATTTTTCGGGAATATGACATTCGCGGGATTGCGGAAACGGATCTGACTACCGAAGCACTGCGGTTTTTGGCAAAAGGGCTGGCCGCTTATTTTCAAAGCCAAAAGATCCGACATTTATTGGTCGGACGCGATTGTCGCACCCATTCTCCCCGCATCAGTCAGACCATGATCGAATTGTTTTTAACATTTGGTTTCGATGTGACAGACATTGGCATGTGTACCAGCCCTTTATTTTATTATGCGGGTAAAAAACTGGCTATTGACGGCGGTATCATGATCACGGCCAGCCATAATCCGCCGCAGGATAACGGTATGAAGGTTGCCTGTGGTCCGTCGACTATTTATGGCGAGGAAATTCAAAAGGTATGTCAATTGGCCCAGCAAGCCGAGGCGGGCACTTTGCAGACGATCGTTCCGCCCCGCCGCGGGCTTTTCACCAAGGTTGATTTGGCGGCTGTTTATGTCAATGAACTAACCCGGCGAATTCGTTTGGGTCAGCGCCGGCTGCATGTGGTGGTGGATTGCGGCAACGGCAGTGCCGGAGCGGTCAGCCGGGCTTTTTTGCAAAATTACCGCAATCTGAGTTTCACACCGCTTTTCTTTGAACCGGACGGCACCTTCCCCAATCACGAACCGGATCCCACCAAAGCCAAAAATCTGCAGTTCCTGCGGGAAAAAGTCCTGGCGGAGCGGGCGGATTTGGGGATCGCCTTTGACGGTGACGGAGATCGTCTGGGTGTGGTGGATCCGTTCGGCACTGTTCTCTACGGTGATACCCTGATGGCGATTTACTGGCGTGAGATTTTAGCGGAACACCCGGGAGCGCTATGCCTGGTGGAAGTGAAATGTTCACAAAGTCTGGTTGATGAAATCAATCGTCTGGGCGGTCGGCCTGAATTCTGCCGCACCGGACATTCGTTGATCAAAGCTAGAATGCGGGAAACCAAGGCATTGTTTACCGGTGAAATGTCGGGACATCTTTTTTTTGCCGATGAATATTATGGTTTTGATGACGCGCTCTATGCCGCCGGCCGTCTGCTGCGGATCTTAAGCCATAGCGAAGAAACACTGTCTGACATGGTAAACAGTATACCAAAATATTACAGCACTGCTGAAACACGGATCGCCTGCGCGGATGATTTGAAATTCCGTTTCGTCGAGCAGCTGAAAGATCGTTTGAGCCGGGAGTATCCCGTGATTACGGTCGACGGTGTCAGAGTGATTTTTCCGCATGGTTGGGGACTGTTCCGCGCTTCCAATACGCAGCCGGCGATTGTCAGCCGCTGTGAAGCGCAGAGTGAAGCCGATCTTTTCGCTTACCTTGCAATACTGAATGAAGTGTATCAAACGCTCTGTCCGGATCAGCGCATTGACTGGGCGTTTTAA
- a CDS encoding glucose-6-phosphate isomerase, with protein sequence MKNLRATAGFDLVLHEDMHLSYAPILGNPQPNVRRFNDCLNVLAQPQAAGPQELYWMYRDLALPEHRTTMQKMGLRFDITVIRPGKIGDEYIKTIGHYHPLIAGSALTWPEVYEVLHGEATYLLQSPGKTAGTLGDVTVMQVKAGEKAVIPPGYGHITINAGPEVLVMANWVSSRFDSIYGEIAQLHGGGYYLREQSGQPVWTVNPYYSEVPQIRSLTPIDLPYWGFVSGEPMYRLIAQDPEKLRLLNEPQHYFLNKED encoded by the coding sequence ATGAAAAACTTAAGAGCAACCGCAGGCTTCGATCTCGTTCTGCATGAGGATATGCATTTGAGTTATGCTCCGATTCTGGGCAATCCGCAGCCGAACGTGCGCCGATTCAACGACTGTCTCAATGTCTTGGCACAGCCGCAGGCGGCAGGTCCGCAGGAACTTTATTGGATGTATCGTGATTTGGCTTTGCCGGAACACCGAACAACCATGCAGAAAATGGGTTTACGCTTTGATATTACCGTGATTCGACCGGGCAAAATCGGTGATGAGTATATCAAAACCATTGGTCATTATCATCCTCTGATCGCGGGCTCTGCCTTGACCTGGCCGGAAGTCTATGAAGTTTTACACGGAGAAGCAACTTATTTGCTGCAAAGTCCGGGCAAAACTGCCGGCACCCTGGGCGATGTGACGGTAATGCAGGTCAAAGCAGGAGAGAAAGCGGTGATTCCGCCCGGTTATGGTCACATCACCATCAATGCCGGACCCGAAGTCCTGGTGATGGCAAATTGGGTGTCTTCCCGGTTTGATTCGATCTACGGTGAGATTGCGCAATTGCATGGCGGCGGTTATTATTTGCGGGAGCAGTCCGGTCAGCCGGTTTGGACAGTGAATCCCTATTACAGCGAAGTGCCGCAGATTCGCAGCCTGACACCAATCGATTTGCCCTACTGGGGTTTTGTCAGCGGGGAGCCAATGTATCGTCTGATTGCGCAGGATCCTGAGAAGCTGCGCTTACTGAACGAACCTCAGCATTATTTTTTGAATAAAGAGGATTAA